In a genomic window of Epinephelus lanceolatus isolate andai-2023 chromosome 3, ASM4190304v1, whole genome shotgun sequence:
- the arhgef38 gene encoding rho guanine nucleotide exchange factor 38 isoform X1, which yields MDPNEAGGGEKEKEKDKVIKRRNRPVFLRYLERRKTDTIVAEDTTKGDINLGTLVRRSQSDKTEYSAKLKEKMTPPDLSTIHSPTVDPEEIRLRKMNRRAKVIQELVQTEKDFLTDLELCIREVVQPLRNLQVVDVDRLFTNMETVCEVSAALLHRLHEARADPDPEAVVIGDIFIQAKAALEDVYKIYCYHHDDANMSLKSYEKEEEMRQHFTTCVLALKKIYDQEGKPTLLNMGSLLIKPVQRIMKYPLLLGELWHATPEDHPDYRPLQEAFTAAKIINVNINEFKRRKDIVMKYKRSEDEGTLRGKLNKFNIHSIRKKGDRFAGYLKILTGVEPQVRDEVFDKEEKLFRSLEKAVRQLVKNVQCYLQHTQEMVSVAVQNVQDMEDMIKDPNKNDTNGSSHNNGNDPYKHFKDSMERLVLAPLSSLQGMFTAPQKLIQKRYDKLLDYCSHLERSSSFSSSSSSTTSSTPSLVSVDPPGPARRDYEAINALLVEELQRFNMAAYTILTNCVVCLTALLTGLMNKILIRAPSIQQLPAPLLNIAEVQNSIMDELNNLTFVKDNAQKLMERKVSFERQRDKKAMMPEVQHQTEEQRAWLLAEYPPSLLYQLKRKCNGCQEQDLSLLEGELVALLEDTDPLGSSSRWLVHTGGTQGYVYSTFLKQYNPLRDSQRAGQMAKEQQQQQPPAMVDEDFDDLSLFVSGSGSSSLRSFNLNTTDSSSSLSGLQGEPDSPEDLDDTLDSNSQQFYAVYAFQARCDQELTLQEYQHVRIIKFCDLGGNKEWWLAEANGQRGYVPANYLGKMSYA from the exons ATGGATCCCAACGAGGCCGGCGGGGGTgagaaggagaaggaaaaaGACAAAGTGATAAAGAGGAGGAACCGGCCTGTGTTCCTGCGTTAcctggagaggaggaagacggaCACCATCGTGGCTGAGGACACAACCAAAGGTGACATCAACCTGGGGACGCTGGTGAGAAGGAGCCAGTCTGACAAGACGGAGTACAGCGCCAAACTTAAAG AGAAAATGACACCGCCCGACCTGTCCACAATCCACTCTCCGACGGTGGACCCGGAGGAGATCCGTTTGAGGAAGATGAACCGCAGGGCGAAAGTCATTCAGGAGCTGGTGCAGACTGAAAAGGACTTCCTCACAGACCTGGAGCTGTGCATCAGAGAGGTTGTTCAGCCTCTACGAAATTTGCAG GTTGTGGATGTCGACAGGTTGTTCACCAACATGGAGACAGTGTGTGAGGTATCTGCAGCGCTCCTTCACAGACTGCATGAGGCCAGGGCTGACCCTGATCCAGAGGCAGTTGTTATAG GAGACATATTCATCCAGGCAAAGGCAGCTTTAGAAGACGTTTACAAGATTTACTGTTACCATCATGATGATGCCAACATGTCGCTCAAATCCTacgagaaagaggaagaaatgcGGCAACATTTCACCACATGTGTATTAGCTCTGAA GAAAATCTATGACCAAGA AGGGAAACCCACCCTGCTGAACATGGGTTCACTGCTCATTAAGCCAGTCCAGAGGATCATGAAGTACCCTTTGCTGCTCGGAGAGCTGTGGCACGCCACACCTGAAGACCATCCTGACTATCGGCCACTGCAGGAGGCGTTCACTGCTGCCAAGATCATCAATGTTAACATCAATGAGTTCAAGAGACGCAAGGATATAG TTATGAAGTATAAGCGATCAGAAGATGAAGGCACACTGAGGGGCAAACTGAACAAGTTCAACATCCACTCTATCAGGAAGAAAGGCGACAGGTTTGCTGGCTATCTCAAGATCCTCACTGGAGTTGAACCACAG GTGAGAGATGAAGTATTCGATAAAGAGGAGAAGCTGTTCAGGAGTCTGGAGAAAGCTGTAAGGCAGCTGGTCAAGAATGTTCAATGTTACCTGCAGCACACTCAG GAAATGGTGTCTGTAGCTGTTCAGAATGTGCAGGACATGGAGGACATGATCAAGGatccaaacaaaaatgacacaaacgGCTCATCGCACAATAATGGAAATGACCCCTATAAGCACTTT AAAGACAGCATGGAGCGCCTGGTCCTtgcccccctctcctccctgcaGGGCATGTTCACAGCCCCACAGAAGCTCATCCAGAAGCGTTATGACAAATTGCTGGATTACTGCAGCCACCTGGAGCGCTCCTCTTCTttttcatcctcatcctcatccacCACTTCCTCCACTCCTTCGCTGGTGTCAGTAGACCCGCCTGGTCCTGCCAGGAGGGACTATGAAGCCATCAATGCCTTGCTGGTGGAAGAGTTGCAGAGGTTCAACATGGCCGCCTATACTATCCTGACCAACTGTGTGGTGTGTCTAACAGCCCTGCTTACAGGACTGATGAATAAAATACTCATTCGTGCCCCATCCATACAGCAGCTACCG GCTCCATTGTTAAACATCGCTGAAGTGCAGAACAGCATCATGGATGAGCTGAACAATCTGACATTTGTCAAGGATAACGCACAGAAGTTAATGGAGCGGAAAGTGAGCTTCGAGAGACAACGGGACAAGAAAGCAATG ATGCCGGAGGTGCAGCATCAAACCGAGGAACAGCGCGCCTGGCTGCTGGCAGAATACCCACCTAGCCTTTTGTACCAGCTGAAGAGGAAGTGTAACGGCTGCCAGGAGCAGGACCTCAGCCTGCTGGAGGGAGAGCTGGTAGCCCTGCTGGAGGACACGGACCCATTAGGCAGCAGCAGCCGCTGGCTAGTTCATACTGGAg GTACACAGGGCTACGTCTACTCCACATTCCTGAAACAGTACAACCCTCTGAGGGACTCCCAGCGGGCAGGCCAGATGGccaaagagcagcagcagcagcagccgcctGCCATGGTGGACGAGGACTTTGACGACCTTAGCCTGTTTGTGTcaggcagtggcagcagcagcctgcGCAGCTTCAACCTCAACACCACTGACAGCAGCTCGTCCCTCTCTGGACTACAGGGGGAGCCAGACAGCCCTGAGGACCTGGATGACACACTGGACAGTAACTCTCAGCAG TTCTATGCTGTCTATGCATTTCAAGCGCGCTGTGACCAGGAGCTGACCTTGCAGGAGTACCAACATGTCCGCATCATTAAGTTCTGTGACCTTGGAGGCAATAAGGAGTGGTGGTTAGCTGAAGCTAATGGACAAAGGGGATACGTGCCTGCCAACTACCTTGGCAAGATGTCCTACGCATAA
- the arhgef38 gene encoding rho guanine nucleotide exchange factor 38 isoform X4: MTPPDLSTIHSPTVDPEEIRLRKMNRRAKVIQELVQTEKDFLTDLELCIREVVQPLRNLQVVDVDRLFTNMETVCEVSAALLHRLHEARADPDPEAVVIGDIFIQAKAALEDVYKIYCYHHDDANMSLKSYEKEEEMRQHFTTCVLALKKIYDQEGKPTLLNMGSLLIKPVQRIMKYPLLLGELWHATPEDHPDYRPLQEAFTAAKIINVNINEFKRRKDIVMKYKRSEDEGTLRGKLNKFNIHSIRKKGDRFAGYLKILTGVEPQVRDEVFDKEEKLFRSLEKAVRQLVKNVQCYLQHTQEMVSVAVQNVQDMEDMIKDPNKNDTNGSSHNNGNDPYKHFKDSMERLVLAPLSSLQGMFTAPQKLIQKRYDKLLDYCSHLERSSSFSSSSSSTTSSTPSLVSVDPPGPARRDYEAINALLVEELQRFNMAAYTILTNCVVCLTALLTGLMNKILIRAPSIQQLPAPLLNIAEVQNSIMDELNNLTFVKDNAQKLMERKVSFERQRDKKAMMPEVQHQTEEQRAWLLAEYPPSLLYQLKRKCNGCQEQDLSLLEGELVALLEDTDPLGSSSRWLVHTGGTQGYVYSTFLKQYNPLRDSQRAGQMAKEQQQQQPPAMVDEDFDDLSLFVSGSGSSSLRSFNLNTTDSSSSLSGLQGEPDSPEDLDDTLDSNSQQFYAVYAFQARCDQELTLQEYQHVRIIKFCDLGGNKEWWLAEANGQRGYVPANYLGKMSYA; encoded by the exons ATGACACCGCCCGACCTGTCCACAATCCACTCTCCGACGGTGGACCCGGAGGAGATCCGTTTGAGGAAGATGAACCGCAGGGCGAAAGTCATTCAGGAGCTGGTGCAGACTGAAAAGGACTTCCTCACAGACCTGGAGCTGTGCATCAGAGAGGTTGTTCAGCCTCTACGAAATTTGCAG GTTGTGGATGTCGACAGGTTGTTCACCAACATGGAGACAGTGTGTGAGGTATCTGCAGCGCTCCTTCACAGACTGCATGAGGCCAGGGCTGACCCTGATCCAGAGGCAGTTGTTATAG GAGACATATTCATCCAGGCAAAGGCAGCTTTAGAAGACGTTTACAAGATTTACTGTTACCATCATGATGATGCCAACATGTCGCTCAAATCCTacgagaaagaggaagaaatgcGGCAACATTTCACCACATGTGTATTAGCTCTGAA GAAAATCTATGACCAAGA AGGGAAACCCACCCTGCTGAACATGGGTTCACTGCTCATTAAGCCAGTCCAGAGGATCATGAAGTACCCTTTGCTGCTCGGAGAGCTGTGGCACGCCACACCTGAAGACCATCCTGACTATCGGCCACTGCAGGAGGCGTTCACTGCTGCCAAGATCATCAATGTTAACATCAATGAGTTCAAGAGACGCAAGGATATAG TTATGAAGTATAAGCGATCAGAAGATGAAGGCACACTGAGGGGCAAACTGAACAAGTTCAACATCCACTCTATCAGGAAGAAAGGCGACAGGTTTGCTGGCTATCTCAAGATCCTCACTGGAGTTGAACCACAG GTGAGAGATGAAGTATTCGATAAAGAGGAGAAGCTGTTCAGGAGTCTGGAGAAAGCTGTAAGGCAGCTGGTCAAGAATGTTCAATGTTACCTGCAGCACACTCAG GAAATGGTGTCTGTAGCTGTTCAGAATGTGCAGGACATGGAGGACATGATCAAGGatccaaacaaaaatgacacaaacgGCTCATCGCACAATAATGGAAATGACCCCTATAAGCACTTT AAAGACAGCATGGAGCGCCTGGTCCTtgcccccctctcctccctgcaGGGCATGTTCACAGCCCCACAGAAGCTCATCCAGAAGCGTTATGACAAATTGCTGGATTACTGCAGCCACCTGGAGCGCTCCTCTTCTttttcatcctcatcctcatccacCACTTCCTCCACTCCTTCGCTGGTGTCAGTAGACCCGCCTGGTCCTGCCAGGAGGGACTATGAAGCCATCAATGCCTTGCTGGTGGAAGAGTTGCAGAGGTTCAACATGGCCGCCTATACTATCCTGACCAACTGTGTGGTGTGTCTAACAGCCCTGCTTACAGGACTGATGAATAAAATACTCATTCGTGCCCCATCCATACAGCAGCTACCG GCTCCATTGTTAAACATCGCTGAAGTGCAGAACAGCATCATGGATGAGCTGAACAATCTGACATTTGTCAAGGATAACGCACAGAAGTTAATGGAGCGGAAAGTGAGCTTCGAGAGACAACGGGACAAGAAAGCAATG ATGCCGGAGGTGCAGCATCAAACCGAGGAACAGCGCGCCTGGCTGCTGGCAGAATACCCACCTAGCCTTTTGTACCAGCTGAAGAGGAAGTGTAACGGCTGCCAGGAGCAGGACCTCAGCCTGCTGGAGGGAGAGCTGGTAGCCCTGCTGGAGGACACGGACCCATTAGGCAGCAGCAGCCGCTGGCTAGTTCATACTGGAg GTACACAGGGCTACGTCTACTCCACATTCCTGAAACAGTACAACCCTCTGAGGGACTCCCAGCGGGCAGGCCAGATGGccaaagagcagcagcagcagcagccgcctGCCATGGTGGACGAGGACTTTGACGACCTTAGCCTGTTTGTGTcaggcagtggcagcagcagcctgcGCAGCTTCAACCTCAACACCACTGACAGCAGCTCGTCCCTCTCTGGACTACAGGGGGAGCCAGACAGCCCTGAGGACCTGGATGACACACTGGACAGTAACTCTCAGCAG TTCTATGCTGTCTATGCATTTCAAGCGCGCTGTGACCAGGAGCTGACCTTGCAGGAGTACCAACATGTCCGCATCATTAAGTTCTGTGACCTTGGAGGCAATAAGGAGTGGTGGTTAGCTGAAGCTAATGGACAAAGGGGATACGTGCCTGCCAACTACCTTGGCAAGATGTCCTACGCATAA
- the arhgef38 gene encoding rho guanine nucleotide exchange factor 38 isoform X5, protein MDPNEAGGGEKEKEKDKVIKRRNRPVFLRYLERRKTDTIVAEDTTKGDINLGTLVRRSQSDKTEYSAKLKEKMTPPDLSTIHSPTVDPEEIRLRKMNRRAKVIQELVQTEKDFLTDLELCIREVVQPLRNLQVVDVDRLFTNMETVCEVSAALLHRLHEARADPDPEAVVIGDIFIQAKAALEDVYKIYCYHHDDANMSLKSYEKEEEMRQHFTTCVLALK, encoded by the exons ATGGATCCCAACGAGGCCGGCGGGGGTgagaaggagaaggaaaaaGACAAAGTGATAAAGAGGAGGAACCGGCCTGTGTTCCTGCGTTAcctggagaggaggaagacggaCACCATCGTGGCTGAGGACACAACCAAAGGTGACATCAACCTGGGGACGCTGGTGAGAAGGAGCCAGTCTGACAAGACGGAGTACAGCGCCAAACTTAAAG AGAAAATGACACCGCCCGACCTGTCCACAATCCACTCTCCGACGGTGGACCCGGAGGAGATCCGTTTGAGGAAGATGAACCGCAGGGCGAAAGTCATTCAGGAGCTGGTGCAGACTGAAAAGGACTTCCTCACAGACCTGGAGCTGTGCATCAGAGAGGTTGTTCAGCCTCTACGAAATTTGCAG GTTGTGGATGTCGACAGGTTGTTCACCAACATGGAGACAGTGTGTGAGGTATCTGCAGCGCTCCTTCACAGACTGCATGAGGCCAGGGCTGACCCTGATCCAGAGGCAGTTGTTATAG GAGACATATTCATCCAGGCAAAGGCAGCTTTAGAAGACGTTTACAAGATTTACTGTTACCATCATGATGATGCCAACATGTCGCTCAAATCCTacgagaaagaggaagaaatgcGGCAACATTTCACCACATGTGTATTAGCTCTGAAGTGA
- the arhgef38 gene encoding rho guanine nucleotide exchange factor 38 isoform X2, translating into MDPNEAGGGEKEKEKDKVIKRRNRPVFLRYLERRKTDTIVAEDTTKGDINLGTLVRRSQSDKTEYSAKLKEKMTPPDLSTIHSPTVDPEEIRLRKMNRRAKVIQELVQTEKDFLTDLELCIREVVQPLRNLQVVDVDRLFTNMETVCEVSAALLHRLHEARADPDPEAVVIGDIFIQAKAALEDVYKIYCYHHDDANMSLKSYEKEEEMRQHFTTCVLALKGKPTLLNMGSLLIKPVQRIMKYPLLLGELWHATPEDHPDYRPLQEAFTAAKIINVNINEFKRRKDIVMKYKRSEDEGTLRGKLNKFNIHSIRKKGDRFAGYLKILTGVEPQVRDEVFDKEEKLFRSLEKAVRQLVKNVQCYLQHTQEMVSVAVQNVQDMEDMIKDPNKNDTNGSSHNNGNDPYKHFKDSMERLVLAPLSSLQGMFTAPQKLIQKRYDKLLDYCSHLERSSSFSSSSSSTTSSTPSLVSVDPPGPARRDYEAINALLVEELQRFNMAAYTILTNCVVCLTALLTGLMNKILIRAPSIQQLPAPLLNIAEVQNSIMDELNNLTFVKDNAQKLMERKVSFERQRDKKAMMPEVQHQTEEQRAWLLAEYPPSLLYQLKRKCNGCQEQDLSLLEGELVALLEDTDPLGSSSRWLVHTGGTQGYVYSTFLKQYNPLRDSQRAGQMAKEQQQQQPPAMVDEDFDDLSLFVSGSGSSSLRSFNLNTTDSSSSLSGLQGEPDSPEDLDDTLDSNSQQFYAVYAFQARCDQELTLQEYQHVRIIKFCDLGGNKEWWLAEANGQRGYVPANYLGKMSYA; encoded by the exons ATGGATCCCAACGAGGCCGGCGGGGGTgagaaggagaaggaaaaaGACAAAGTGATAAAGAGGAGGAACCGGCCTGTGTTCCTGCGTTAcctggagaggaggaagacggaCACCATCGTGGCTGAGGACACAACCAAAGGTGACATCAACCTGGGGACGCTGGTGAGAAGGAGCCAGTCTGACAAGACGGAGTACAGCGCCAAACTTAAAG AGAAAATGACACCGCCCGACCTGTCCACAATCCACTCTCCGACGGTGGACCCGGAGGAGATCCGTTTGAGGAAGATGAACCGCAGGGCGAAAGTCATTCAGGAGCTGGTGCAGACTGAAAAGGACTTCCTCACAGACCTGGAGCTGTGCATCAGAGAGGTTGTTCAGCCTCTACGAAATTTGCAG GTTGTGGATGTCGACAGGTTGTTCACCAACATGGAGACAGTGTGTGAGGTATCTGCAGCGCTCCTTCACAGACTGCATGAGGCCAGGGCTGACCCTGATCCAGAGGCAGTTGTTATAG GAGACATATTCATCCAGGCAAAGGCAGCTTTAGAAGACGTTTACAAGATTTACTGTTACCATCATGATGATGCCAACATGTCGCTCAAATCCTacgagaaagaggaagaaatgcGGCAACATTTCACCACATGTGTATTAGCTCTGAA AGGGAAACCCACCCTGCTGAACATGGGTTCACTGCTCATTAAGCCAGTCCAGAGGATCATGAAGTACCCTTTGCTGCTCGGAGAGCTGTGGCACGCCACACCTGAAGACCATCCTGACTATCGGCCACTGCAGGAGGCGTTCACTGCTGCCAAGATCATCAATGTTAACATCAATGAGTTCAAGAGACGCAAGGATATAG TTATGAAGTATAAGCGATCAGAAGATGAAGGCACACTGAGGGGCAAACTGAACAAGTTCAACATCCACTCTATCAGGAAGAAAGGCGACAGGTTTGCTGGCTATCTCAAGATCCTCACTGGAGTTGAACCACAG GTGAGAGATGAAGTATTCGATAAAGAGGAGAAGCTGTTCAGGAGTCTGGAGAAAGCTGTAAGGCAGCTGGTCAAGAATGTTCAATGTTACCTGCAGCACACTCAG GAAATGGTGTCTGTAGCTGTTCAGAATGTGCAGGACATGGAGGACATGATCAAGGatccaaacaaaaatgacacaaacgGCTCATCGCACAATAATGGAAATGACCCCTATAAGCACTTT AAAGACAGCATGGAGCGCCTGGTCCTtgcccccctctcctccctgcaGGGCATGTTCACAGCCCCACAGAAGCTCATCCAGAAGCGTTATGACAAATTGCTGGATTACTGCAGCCACCTGGAGCGCTCCTCTTCTttttcatcctcatcctcatccacCACTTCCTCCACTCCTTCGCTGGTGTCAGTAGACCCGCCTGGTCCTGCCAGGAGGGACTATGAAGCCATCAATGCCTTGCTGGTGGAAGAGTTGCAGAGGTTCAACATGGCCGCCTATACTATCCTGACCAACTGTGTGGTGTGTCTAACAGCCCTGCTTACAGGACTGATGAATAAAATACTCATTCGTGCCCCATCCATACAGCAGCTACCG GCTCCATTGTTAAACATCGCTGAAGTGCAGAACAGCATCATGGATGAGCTGAACAATCTGACATTTGTCAAGGATAACGCACAGAAGTTAATGGAGCGGAAAGTGAGCTTCGAGAGACAACGGGACAAGAAAGCAATG ATGCCGGAGGTGCAGCATCAAACCGAGGAACAGCGCGCCTGGCTGCTGGCAGAATACCCACCTAGCCTTTTGTACCAGCTGAAGAGGAAGTGTAACGGCTGCCAGGAGCAGGACCTCAGCCTGCTGGAGGGAGAGCTGGTAGCCCTGCTGGAGGACACGGACCCATTAGGCAGCAGCAGCCGCTGGCTAGTTCATACTGGAg GTACACAGGGCTACGTCTACTCCACATTCCTGAAACAGTACAACCCTCTGAGGGACTCCCAGCGGGCAGGCCAGATGGccaaagagcagcagcagcagcagccgcctGCCATGGTGGACGAGGACTTTGACGACCTTAGCCTGTTTGTGTcaggcagtggcagcagcagcctgcGCAGCTTCAACCTCAACACCACTGACAGCAGCTCGTCCCTCTCTGGACTACAGGGGGAGCCAGACAGCCCTGAGGACCTGGATGACACACTGGACAGTAACTCTCAGCAG TTCTATGCTGTCTATGCATTTCAAGCGCGCTGTGACCAGGAGCTGACCTTGCAGGAGTACCAACATGTCCGCATCATTAAGTTCTGTGACCTTGGAGGCAATAAGGAGTGGTGGTTAGCTGAAGCTAATGGACAAAGGGGATACGTGCCTGCCAACTACCTTGGCAAGATGTCCTACGCATAA
- the arhgef38 gene encoding rho guanine nucleotide exchange factor 38 isoform X3 yields MTEKMTPPDLSTIHSPTVDPEEIRLRKMNRRAKVIQELVQTEKDFLTDLELCIREVVQPLRNLQVVDVDRLFTNMETVCEVSAALLHRLHEARADPDPEAVVIGDIFIQAKAALEDVYKIYCYHHDDANMSLKSYEKEEEMRQHFTTCVLALKKIYDQEGKPTLLNMGSLLIKPVQRIMKYPLLLGELWHATPEDHPDYRPLQEAFTAAKIINVNINEFKRRKDIVMKYKRSEDEGTLRGKLNKFNIHSIRKKGDRFAGYLKILTGVEPQVRDEVFDKEEKLFRSLEKAVRQLVKNVQCYLQHTQEMVSVAVQNVQDMEDMIKDPNKNDTNGSSHNNGNDPYKHFKDSMERLVLAPLSSLQGMFTAPQKLIQKRYDKLLDYCSHLERSSSFSSSSSSTTSSTPSLVSVDPPGPARRDYEAINALLVEELQRFNMAAYTILTNCVVCLTALLTGLMNKILIRAPSIQQLPAPLLNIAEVQNSIMDELNNLTFVKDNAQKLMERKVSFERQRDKKAMMPEVQHQTEEQRAWLLAEYPPSLLYQLKRKCNGCQEQDLSLLEGELVALLEDTDPLGSSSRWLVHTGGTQGYVYSTFLKQYNPLRDSQRAGQMAKEQQQQQPPAMVDEDFDDLSLFVSGSGSSSLRSFNLNTTDSSSSLSGLQGEPDSPEDLDDTLDSNSQQFYAVYAFQARCDQELTLQEYQHVRIIKFCDLGGNKEWWLAEANGQRGYVPANYLGKMSYA; encoded by the exons ATGACCG AGAAAATGACACCGCCCGACCTGTCCACAATCCACTCTCCGACGGTGGACCCGGAGGAGATCCGTTTGAGGAAGATGAACCGCAGGGCGAAAGTCATTCAGGAGCTGGTGCAGACTGAAAAGGACTTCCTCACAGACCTGGAGCTGTGCATCAGAGAGGTTGTTCAGCCTCTACGAAATTTGCAG GTTGTGGATGTCGACAGGTTGTTCACCAACATGGAGACAGTGTGTGAGGTATCTGCAGCGCTCCTTCACAGACTGCATGAGGCCAGGGCTGACCCTGATCCAGAGGCAGTTGTTATAG GAGACATATTCATCCAGGCAAAGGCAGCTTTAGAAGACGTTTACAAGATTTACTGTTACCATCATGATGATGCCAACATGTCGCTCAAATCCTacgagaaagaggaagaaatgcGGCAACATTTCACCACATGTGTATTAGCTCTGAA GAAAATCTATGACCAAGA AGGGAAACCCACCCTGCTGAACATGGGTTCACTGCTCATTAAGCCAGTCCAGAGGATCATGAAGTACCCTTTGCTGCTCGGAGAGCTGTGGCACGCCACACCTGAAGACCATCCTGACTATCGGCCACTGCAGGAGGCGTTCACTGCTGCCAAGATCATCAATGTTAACATCAATGAGTTCAAGAGACGCAAGGATATAG TTATGAAGTATAAGCGATCAGAAGATGAAGGCACACTGAGGGGCAAACTGAACAAGTTCAACATCCACTCTATCAGGAAGAAAGGCGACAGGTTTGCTGGCTATCTCAAGATCCTCACTGGAGTTGAACCACAG GTGAGAGATGAAGTATTCGATAAAGAGGAGAAGCTGTTCAGGAGTCTGGAGAAAGCTGTAAGGCAGCTGGTCAAGAATGTTCAATGTTACCTGCAGCACACTCAG GAAATGGTGTCTGTAGCTGTTCAGAATGTGCAGGACATGGAGGACATGATCAAGGatccaaacaaaaatgacacaaacgGCTCATCGCACAATAATGGAAATGACCCCTATAAGCACTTT AAAGACAGCATGGAGCGCCTGGTCCTtgcccccctctcctccctgcaGGGCATGTTCACAGCCCCACAGAAGCTCATCCAGAAGCGTTATGACAAATTGCTGGATTACTGCAGCCACCTGGAGCGCTCCTCTTCTttttcatcctcatcctcatccacCACTTCCTCCACTCCTTCGCTGGTGTCAGTAGACCCGCCTGGTCCTGCCAGGAGGGACTATGAAGCCATCAATGCCTTGCTGGTGGAAGAGTTGCAGAGGTTCAACATGGCCGCCTATACTATCCTGACCAACTGTGTGGTGTGTCTAACAGCCCTGCTTACAGGACTGATGAATAAAATACTCATTCGTGCCCCATCCATACAGCAGCTACCG GCTCCATTGTTAAACATCGCTGAAGTGCAGAACAGCATCATGGATGAGCTGAACAATCTGACATTTGTCAAGGATAACGCACAGAAGTTAATGGAGCGGAAAGTGAGCTTCGAGAGACAACGGGACAAGAAAGCAATG ATGCCGGAGGTGCAGCATCAAACCGAGGAACAGCGCGCCTGGCTGCTGGCAGAATACCCACCTAGCCTTTTGTACCAGCTGAAGAGGAAGTGTAACGGCTGCCAGGAGCAGGACCTCAGCCTGCTGGAGGGAGAGCTGGTAGCCCTGCTGGAGGACACGGACCCATTAGGCAGCAGCAGCCGCTGGCTAGTTCATACTGGAg GTACACAGGGCTACGTCTACTCCACATTCCTGAAACAGTACAACCCTCTGAGGGACTCCCAGCGGGCAGGCCAGATGGccaaagagcagcagcagcagcagccgcctGCCATGGTGGACGAGGACTTTGACGACCTTAGCCTGTTTGTGTcaggcagtggcagcagcagcctgcGCAGCTTCAACCTCAACACCACTGACAGCAGCTCGTCCCTCTCTGGACTACAGGGGGAGCCAGACAGCCCTGAGGACCTGGATGACACACTGGACAGTAACTCTCAGCAG TTCTATGCTGTCTATGCATTTCAAGCGCGCTGTGACCAGGAGCTGACCTTGCAGGAGTACCAACATGTCCGCATCATTAAGTTCTGTGACCTTGGAGGCAATAAGGAGTGGTGGTTAGCTGAAGCTAATGGACAAAGGGGATACGTGCCTGCCAACTACCTTGGCAAGATGTCCTACGCATAA